The following proteins come from a genomic window of Pararhodobacter sp.:
- a CDS encoding helix-turn-helix domain-containing protein, whose product MRGERATLGKSLLDVQRELHIRAAHIAAIENGDLDIFETPSFVAGFVRSYSRYLGMDPEWVYERFCLEHDFQVAHGMSGAGGSSTRAVKSQPAYDRSNPLRGVGLLPDPDPFWKRIEPGALGSVTVLVALIVGLGYAGFTVLKEVQRVQVAPADMVPNVVSDFNPLTPSATRVASGIDTDPLTSAQGTGSTDALGTASRSGAEGIVRIARPQALDTPVLIPRDGPIAAIVPDVSEPITRVGISTDDAVAQALAGESNDAAPQVLAAGPDTVELLAVRPSWLRVRAADGTVIFERIMDAGERYTIPQTEEPPTLHSGNSSSVYFLINGQAYGPAAPGAQVVRNVALDSTALREQYQVADLGRDADLAVHVAQLRDQ is encoded by the coding sequence TTGCGTGGAGAACGGGCGACCTTGGGCAAGTCCTTGCTGGACGTGCAACGGGAACTGCACATTCGTGCGGCGCATATCGCGGCAATCGAAAATGGCGACCTCGATATTTTTGAGACCCCAAGTTTTGTGGCGGGCTTCGTGCGCTCCTATTCGCGGTACCTGGGCATGGACCCGGAGTGGGTCTATGAGCGCTTTTGTCTGGAGCATGATTTTCAGGTCGCGCATGGCATGTCCGGAGCCGGCGGATCATCAACGCGCGCCGTAAAGTCGCAGCCTGCGTATGATCGCAGCAATCCGTTGCGCGGTGTCGGTCTCCTGCCTGATCCTGACCCTTTCTGGAAACGGATAGAACCGGGTGCCTTGGGGTCCGTTACCGTCTTGGTGGCGTTGATCGTTGGTCTTGGTTATGCAGGCTTCACCGTCCTCAAAGAGGTTCAACGCGTTCAGGTCGCGCCCGCCGATATGGTTCCGAACGTCGTGAGCGATTTCAATCCTCTCACCCCGAGCGCGACACGCGTGGCCTCTGGCATCGACACCGATCCATTGACCTCGGCGCAGGGTACCGGCTCGACCGATGCGCTGGGAACAGCCTCAAGATCCGGCGCCGAAGGCATTGTGCGGATCGCACGGCCGCAGGCTTTGGATACACCGGTCCTGATCCCGCGGGATGGTCCGATTGCGGCAATTGTCCCGGACGTCAGCGAGCCGATCACGCGTGTCGGCATTTCGACCGACGATGCCGTCGCGCAAGCGCTGGCCGGTGAAAGCAATGACGCCGCCCCTCAGGTTCTGGCCGCGGGTCCCGATACGGTTGAACTGCTTGCGGTCCGACCCTCGTGGCTGCGCGTGCGGGCGGCGGATGGCACGGTTATTTTCGAGCGCATCATGGACGCGGGTGAACGTTACACAATCCCGCAAACCGAAGAACCGCCAACCCTGCATTCGGGCAATTCCAGTTCGGTCTATTTCCTGATCAACGGTCAGGCCTATGGCCCGGCGGCCCCCGGCGCGCAGGTTGTGCGCAACGTGGCGCTGGATTCCACCGCGTTGCGGGAACAGTATCAGGTGGCGGACCTTGGCCGAGACGCGGATCTTGCGGTCCATGTGGCGCAGTTGCGCGATCAATAA
- the ispG gene encoding flavodoxin-dependent (E)-4-hydroxy-3-methylbut-2-enyl-diphosphate synthase yields the protein MTHNPIRPWRNIERRKSRQIMVGSVPVGGDAPISVQTMTNTDSSDVKATLAQIIAAYDVGADIVRVSTPDKSSTQALREIVRESPVPIVADIHFHYKRAIEAAEAGAACLRINPGNIGSASRVRDVIKAARDHGCSIRIGVNAGSLEKHLLDKYAEPCPAAMVESGLDHIKLLQDNDFHEFKISVKASDVFLAAAAYQQLAEATDAPIHLGITEAGGFVAGAVKSAVGMGNLLWAGIGDTIRVSLSADPVEEVRVGYEILKSLGLRTRGVQIISCPSCARQGFDVIKTVETLEDRLSHIKTPMSLSIIGCVVNGPGEALMTDIGFTGGGAGSGMIYLAGKQSHKQSNAEMVNHIVELVEKRAAELEAAAAKADP from the coding sequence ATGACCCACAATCCGATCCGTCCTTGGCGCAATATCGAACGCCGTAAATCGCGCCAGATCATGGTGGGGTCGGTTCCGGTTGGGGGCGACGCGCCGATCTCGGTGCAAACCATGACCAACACCGATAGTTCCGACGTCAAGGCAACTCTGGCGCAGATCATTGCGGCGTATGACGTCGGCGCCGATATTGTGCGGGTATCGACGCCCGATAAGTCCTCAACTCAGGCCCTGCGCGAGATTGTGCGCGAAAGCCCGGTGCCGATTGTGGCAGACATCCATTTTCACTATAAACGGGCGATCGAAGCCGCCGAGGCCGGGGCCGCCTGTCTGCGGATCAATCCGGGCAACATCGGTTCGGCGTCGCGCGTCCGCGACGTGATCAAGGCAGCGCGGGATCACGGTTGTTCGATTCGCATCGGCGTGAACGCCGGATCGTTGGAAAAGCACCTGCTCGACAAATACGCCGAGCCCTGCCCCGCGGCGATGGTGGAATCCGGCCTCGATCATATCAAGCTGTTGCAGGATAACGATTTTCACGAGTTCAAGATCAGCGTCAAAGCCTCGGATGTGTTTCTGGCGGCCGCGGCCTATCAACAACTCGCCGAGGCCACCGATGCGCCAATCCACCTCGGCATCACCGAGGCTGGCGGGTTCGTCGCCGGCGCGGTGAAATCGGCGGTCGGCATGGGCAATCTGCTCTGGGCTGGAATCGGCGACACGATCCGTGTGTCACTATCGGCGGACCCGGTCGAAGAGGTCCGCGTGGGCTATGAAATCCTGAAATCCCTGGGGCTCAGGACGCGTGGCGTGCAGATCATCTCTTGCCCCTCCTGCGCAAGACAGGGTTTTGACGTGATCAAGACGGTCGAAACGCTTGAGGACCGTTTGTCGCACATCAAGACCCCGATGAGCCTGAGTATCATCGGCTGCGTGGTCAACGGCCCCGGTGAGGCGCTGATGACGGATATCGGTTTTACCGGCGGTGGTGCCGGATCCGGGATGATCTATTTGGCGGGCAAGCAAAGCCACAAGCAATCGAATGCCGAAATGGTCAATCATATCGTTGAATTGGTTGAGAAACGCGCGGCTGAGCTTGAGGCGGCGGCCGCGAAAGCCGATCCATAA
- a CDS encoding FliG C-terminal domain-containing protein — MSAQDESFADGVRKAIFTFAHIHERLNPRDVPKVLREVPQNDLVTALAAALPVPDSDEGRSAEFLLANMSQRMAATLRDEVETRGKVKMKDAESAMAAVVASLRDLVDAGEISLVTDDDEE; from the coding sequence TTGAGCGCACAAGATGAGAGCTTCGCCGACGGGGTCCGCAAGGCCATCTTCACTTTCGCCCATATCCATGAGCGCCTGAACCCGCGCGACGTTCCCAAGGTGCTGCGGGAGGTGCCACAAAACGATTTGGTGACGGCACTCGCGGCGGCGCTGCCAGTTCCTGACAGCGATGAAGGGCGCTCAGCGGAGTTTCTCTTGGCCAATATGTCGCAGCGCATGGCCGCAACCCTGCGCGATGAGGTTGAAACCCGTGGCAAGGTCAAGATGAAAGACGCCGAATCAGCGATGGCCGCTGTCGTCGCATCATTGCGTGATCTGGTGGATGCGGGCGAAATCTCGTTGGTAACCGACGATGACGAGGAATGA
- the hfq gene encoding RNA chaperone Hfq: MAVEKQNLQDAFLNHVRKNKVPVTIFLINGVKLLGVITWFDNFCVLLRREGQSQLVYKHAISTIMPGQPISLYNGEE; encoded by the coding sequence ATGGCCGTTGAAAAACAGAATTTGCAGGATGCGTTTTTGAACCATGTTCGCAAGAACAAGGTTCCGGTGACGATTTTTTTGATCAACGGGGTCAAATTGCTGGGGGTTATCACCTGGTTTGATAACTTCTGCGTCTTGTTGCGCCGTGAAGGGCAAAGCCAACTTGTCTATAAACATGCGATTTCCACGATCATGCCGGGCCAACCCATCTCACTGTATAATGGTGAAGAATAA
- a CDS encoding potassium transporter TrkG, with protein MRLAKVPLLVTMIGATGLLMLVPSAKAFADGQSPVGRDFLYSGLACTLFAVFLALAMTGQERKHSRSDGLFPLLTAIYLLIPAVMAIPVAESLPQFRFVDAWFEMISSFTTTGATLIDLPRRVPAAVHLWRGMAGWMGGLFILSAATALLAPLRLGGYELIRRNLGSGTSAGVVTLSPGARLQSHAAIVLPAFAGLTMALWVLLTMMGVPGFDALMQSMATLSTSGILPREILGGIGLGAEILIFAFLAIALSRRFLPGHGGRRMALRQDPELRTAATIIALVSLFVLARHWAGAFEIREGENLPAMGRAAWGTAFTSLSFLTTTGFVSQDWIASRVWSGLTPPGLVLMGLALLGGGVATTAGGVKLLRIYSLMRLGRAEAERMIYPSIVTGGSEYDRFLATTGARSAWLFAMVFVLVSVAVVALLLLTGMSLETGLIFTVASMSNTGPLAAVAGDAPLYWVLLNDPARTVLALAMILGRLEILVFLALILGRVQRK; from the coding sequence GTGCGGCTCGCAAAGGTTCCTTTGCTGGTCACAATGATCGGCGCGACGGGACTCTTGATGCTGGTGCCGTCGGCCAAGGCGTTTGCCGATGGGCAATCGCCCGTCGGTCGGGATTTCCTCTATTCGGGCTTGGCATGCACTTTGTTTGCGGTGTTTCTGGCGCTTGCCATGACCGGACAAGAACGCAAACACAGCCGCAGCGACGGGCTTTTTCCACTGCTGACGGCCATTTACCTGTTGATCCCCGCCGTGATGGCAATACCCGTCGCCGAGAGCTTGCCTCAGTTCCGTTTTGTGGATGCGTGGTTCGAAATGATTTCGAGCTTCACCACAACCGGTGCGACCTTGATCGACTTGCCGCGCCGGGTGCCCGCAGCGGTGCATCTTTGGCGCGGCATGGCGGGCTGGATGGGTGGCTTGTTCATTCTTTCTGCAGCAACCGCCTTGCTGGCACCCCTGAGGCTTGGTGGCTATGAACTGATTCGCCGCAATTTGGGATCTGGCACAAGTGCCGGGGTGGTGACCTTGTCGCCCGGCGCGCGTTTGCAGTCCCATGCCGCCATAGTCCTGCCCGCGTTTGCCGGTCTCACAATGGCACTTTGGGTGCTGCTGACGATGATGGGGGTGCCCGGTTTTGACGCGTTGATGCAGTCAATGGCGACGCTCTCGACGTCTGGAATTTTGCCGCGTGAAATTTTGGGCGGCATCGGACTCGGTGCCGAGATCTTGATCTTTGCCTTTCTCGCCATCGCTTTGAGCCGCCGGTTTTTGCCCGGACACGGCGGTCGCCGAATGGCGTTGCGTCAAGATCCGGAGTTGCGCACAGCCGCGACCATCATTGCGCTGGTGTCCCTGTTCGTTTTGGCGCGTCATTGGGCCGGGGCATTTGAAATTCGTGAAGGCGAGAATTTGCCGGCCATGGGGCGCGCGGCGTGGGGTACTGCCTTCACCAGCCTGTCTTTCTTGACCACAACCGGTTTCGTCAGCCAGGACTGGATTGCCAGTCGAGTCTGGTCAGGGCTGACCCCGCCGGGCTTGGTGTTGATGGGGCTGGCGTTGTTGGGAGGGGGCGTGGCCACCACGGCAGGCGGCGTCAAACTGTTGCGCATATATTCCCTGATGCGTCTTGGACGGGCTGAGGCGGAACGCATGATTTATCCGTCAATTGTCACGGGCGGCAGTGAATATGACCGCTTCCTCGCGACCACTGGTGCGCGTTCGGCGTGGCTCTTTGCCATGGTGTTCGTTCTTGTGTCCGTTGCCGTCGTCGCCTTGTTGCTCTTGACCGGTATGAGCCTTGAAACGGGACTGATTTTCACCGTGGCGTCGATGTCGAACACAGGCCCCTTGGCAGCGGTTGCCGGCGATGCACCGCTGTACTGGGTCCTTTTGAACGATCCTGCACGCACGGTTCTGGCATTGGCAATGATTCTGGGTCGGCTGGAAATCCTTGTGTTTTTGGCGTTGATTCTGGGGCGTGTGCAGCGCAAATGA
- the trkA gene encoding Trk system potassium transporter TrkA, with amino-acid sequence MKVIICGAGQVGWQIARQLSGEANDVSIVDNNPALVRRATDTLEVQGVVGFASHPDVLAQAGAREADMLIAATHSDEVNMVTCQVAHSVFGVTRKIARLRAQSYLAPQFSELFGREHLPIDVVINPEQEVSRAALRRIAAPSTFDVQDFLDGTARLAGISLDADCPVLNTPLRQLTELFSSLRAIVVGVRRAGKMFAPEPGDQLFEGDQIYVVSESSDLGRTLAIFGKPLAKQERIVIIGAGNVGLAVARELENHPDRIRVKVIERDRAKAEEAADLLERTIVLHGDGMDSELLIEAGIDSADAVLAVTDDDKTNLLTSVRSKAMGCKLAIALVNDPSLVPLLDPLGIDAHINPRATTVSSILRHVRHGRVRSIYTVGDGEAEVIEAQVLSTSPLAGRAIGNIGFPEGALVGAVRKRGVFVKPIGSTELEVGDLLVIFALSNDVPEIERLLQVAVEYF; translated from the coding sequence ATGAAAGTCATCATTTGTGGTGCCGGTCAGGTCGGTTGGCAAATTGCGCGGCAACTGTCGGGCGAAGCCAATGATGTGTCCATTGTCGACAACAACCCAGCGCTCGTGCGCCGCGCGACGGATACCTTGGAGGTTCAAGGCGTCGTCGGCTTTGCCTCGCATCCCGATGTGTTGGCACAGGCAGGCGCGCGCGAAGCCGATATGCTGATTGCCGCGACGCATTCGGACGAGGTAAACATGGTTACCTGTCAGGTCGCGCACTCGGTATTTGGCGTCACCCGAAAGATTGCCCGTTTGCGCGCACAATCTTATCTGGCGCCGCAATTCTCGGAGCTTTTCGGCCGCGAGCATTTGCCGATTGACGTGGTCATCAACCCCGAGCAGGAAGTGTCGCGCGCCGCGTTGCGCCGGATCGCCGCGCCCTCCACCTTCGACGTCCAGGATTTTCTGGATGGCACAGCGCGGCTGGCCGGGATTTCGCTCGACGCGGATTGCCCGGTGCTGAACACACCCCTGCGCCAATTGACCGAGTTGTTTTCAAGTCTGCGGGCAATCGTTGTCGGTGTCCGGCGGGCGGGAAAGATGTTTGCGCCCGAGCCCGGTGACCAGTTGTTCGAGGGCGACCAGATCTATGTCGTCTCGGAAAGCAGTGATCTTGGCCGAACGCTGGCGATTTTTGGTAAACCCTTGGCAAAACAAGAAAGAATCGTCATCATTGGCGCGGGAAATGTGGGCCTTGCCGTCGCGCGGGAACTCGAAAACCACCCCGACCGCATCCGCGTGAAGGTCATCGAACGCGACCGTGCCAAGGCCGAGGAAGCCGCCGACCTGTTGGAGCGCACGATTGTCTTGCACGGCGACGGGATGGACAGCGAGTTGTTGATCGAAGCCGGGATCGACAGTGCCGATGCGGTGTTGGCCGTGACGGACGATGACAAGACCAACCTTTTGACATCGGTTCGCAGCAAGGCCATGGGCTGCAAATTGGCAATCGCACTGGTCAACGATCCGTCTTTGGTGCCGCTCCTCGACCCGTTGGGGATTGACGCGCACATCAACCCGCGCGCCACCACGGTCAGCTCGATTTTGCGGCATGTTCGCCACGGTCGCGTTCGGTCGATTTACACAGTCGGCGATGGCGAGGCCGAGGTCATCGAGGCGCAAGTCCTCTCCACCTCGCCGCTCGCCGGGCGCGCCATCGGAAATATCGGCTTTCCAGAGGGCGCACTGGTGGGGGCGGTCCGAAAACGAGGCGTCTTCGTGAAGCCGATTGGCAGCACCGAACTCGAAGTCGGTGACCTATTGGTGATCTTTGCCTTGAGCAATGATGTGCCCGAGATCGAGCGTTTGCTGCAGGTCGCGGTGGAGTATTTCTGA
- a CDS encoding PAS domain-containing sensor histidine kinase — protein MTIVLVVLAPILVLATVGVLGPFAISPNLPSLRLVLLADLVYILVVAALVLGRIARMIAARRSRSAGSRLHLRLSALFAFIALVPAITVAVFAVITINIGLEGWFSERVRNVVGTSLAAAEAYQDEQERSLIADGEAVAGVLERARAMNPMISEGEIRQILSQAQLGIQRGLRVAFVIDTTGGLRARGDRSYLFDFVQPTPEDLAQAAQGDLILIKDWPNSEFRALVPLDGYSDRLLYVARAVDGEILRLLDDTQQTIQLYNQLESERGRVLFNFGLLYLAFAIILILAAIWLGMWFAEGLSRPVGRLAEAAERVGEGDLDVQIIEERGDDEIATMGRVFNQMTRQLKGQRDALLSNTRQIEERRRLFDSVLGSVTAGVIGLDGEGRVAFVNRAAESLTKIDSVGVAHQSLAAVVPEFEPLLRRLQQGEGSMFGGRVQDEVRLSRAGRLESLLVRVAERRTAAGDLEGYVIAFDDVTDLVSAQRMAAWGDVARRIAHEIKNPLTPIQLSADRIKRKFGRLLPSEDAESLTSLTDVIVRQTNDLRRIVDEFSRFARMPEPDRRPTDLVQLLRDALTLQEAGQELVTFTAHLPEDPVSLEIDSTMIMQAVTNLLKNAGEATEGLIEAGRAPEGYVPRIVVRMSVDSTRAAITIADNGLGLPEDRARLFEPYVTTREKGTGLGLPIVKKIIEEHGGTLELRDAPIMEGCVHTGAMAEIRLPILRTMRNGRNENGQQV, from the coding sequence ATGACCATCGTCCTCGTCGTTCTGGCACCGATCCTGGTTCTGGCGACCGTCGGTGTCTTGGGACCTTTCGCCATTTCGCCAAACCTCCCGTCGTTGCGGCTCGTTTTGCTGGCCGACCTGGTCTATATCCTGGTCGTCGCCGCGTTGGTGTTGGGTCGCATTGCGCGGATGATTGCGGCAAGGCGTTCACGTTCGGCCGGGTCGCGGCTGCATTTGCGGCTGTCCGCGCTGTTCGCGTTCATCGCGCTGGTGCCTGCGATCACCGTTGCTGTCTTCGCGGTCATAACCATCAATATCGGACTTGAAGGGTGGTTTTCGGAGCGGGTCCGCAATGTGGTTGGAACCTCACTCGCGGCTGCCGAGGCTTATCAGGATGAACAAGAACGCAGCCTGATTGCAGATGGCGAGGCCGTCGCCGGTGTGTTGGAGCGCGCGCGCGCGATGAACCCCATGATATCCGAGGGCGAGATACGGCAGATTTTGAGCCAGGCCCAATTGGGGATCCAACGGGGGCTTCGCGTGGCGTTTGTCATCGACACCACGGGCGGGCTCCGCGCGCGGGGCGATCGCTCGTATCTATTTGATTTTGTTCAGCCAACGCCCGAAGATCTTGCGCAAGCCGCGCAGGGTGACCTGATCTTGATCAAGGATTGGCCCAACAGCGAATTTCGCGCGCTGGTGCCGTTGGATGGGTATTCTGACCGATTGCTGTATGTTGCACGCGCAGTCGACGGCGAGATCTTGCGATTGCTCGACGACACGCAGCAAACCATCCAGCTTTACAACCAGTTGGAATCCGAACGGGGCCGCGTGCTGTTCAATTTCGGCCTTCTGTACCTCGCCTTTGCGATCATTCTGATACTGGCGGCAATCTGGCTGGGCATGTGGTTTGCCGAAGGCCTTTCTCGGCCCGTCGGGCGTCTTGCCGAGGCCGCTGAGCGTGTCGGCGAGGGCGATCTGGACGTGCAGATCATTGAAGAGCGCGGCGATGACGAAATCGCGACCATGGGACGGGTGTTCAATCAGATGACCCGCCAGCTCAAGGGTCAGCGTGATGCCTTGTTGAGCAATACACGGCAGATCGAGGAACGCCGCCGCCTGTTTGATTCCGTTCTGGGGTCTGTGACGGCGGGCGTCATCGGGTTGGACGGCGAAGGCCGGGTTGCGTTTGTCAATCGTGCCGCGGAATCCCTGACCAAGATCGATTCTGTCGGTGTTGCGCATCAATCGTTGGCCGCCGTCGTGCCCGAGTTCGAACCGCTGTTGCGTCGCTTGCAGCAGGGCGAGGGCAGCATGTTCGGGGGCCGTGTTCAAGACGAAGTGCGGCTGAGCCGGGCGGGTCGCTTGGAAAGCTTGCTGGTTCGGGTGGCCGAACGTCGAACGGCAGCGGGCGATCTGGAAGGCTATGTGATTGCTTTTGACGACGTCACCGATCTGGTTTCCGCACAGCGGATGGCGGCGTGGGGCGATGTTGCGCGCCGGATTGCCCATGAGATCAAGAACCCACTGACGCCGATCCAGCTCTCTGCGGATCGTATCAAACGCAAGTTTGGCCGCCTGTTGCCATCGGAAGACGCCGAATCCCTCACCTCTTTGACGGATGTTATTGTTAGGCAAACCAACGACTTGCGGCGCATTGTTGATGAGTTTTCACGGTTTGCCCGTATGCCGGAACCGGATCGCAGACCCACGGATCTGGTGCAATTGCTGCGCGACGCGCTGACGTTGCAAGAAGCCGGGCAAGAGTTGGTCACGTTCACCGCGCACCTGCCTGAGGATCCCGTGTCTCTGGAAATCGATTCGACGATGATCATGCAGGCGGTGACCAATTTGCTCAAGAATGCGGGTGAGGCGACCGAAGGGTTGATCGAGGCCGGTCGCGCGCCCGAAGGCTATGTCCCGCGTATTGTGGTCCGGATGTCGGTGGATAGCACGCGTGCGGCGATTACCATTGCCGACAATGGGTTGGGCCTGCCCGAGGATCGCGCCCGCCTGTTTGAGCCCTACGTTACGACGCGAGAAAAAGGCACGGGCTTGGGCTTGCCGATCGTCAAGAAGATCATTGAAGAGCACGGTGGCACGCTGGAGTTGCGTGACGCCCCAATCATGGAGGGCTGCGTGCATACTGGCGCGATGGCTGAAATTCGGCTTCCGATTTTGCGCACGATGCGCAATGGCCGCAACGAGAATGGGCAGCAGGTATGA
- a CDS encoding response regulator — protein MDGTVLIADDDRTIRTVLTQAFTRAGCRVHATASLTMLMRWVEEGKGDLVITDVMMPDGNGIKNLIKIKKLRGDLPVIVMSAQNTIMTAIQATEADAWDYLPKPFDLPDLLSRAAKAMAKRPQSPRPATAKGAASDMVAPVEDLPLVGRTPAMQDLYRLVARVMNSALPVLIIGESGTGKSLIAKALHDFSERTSQPFLVSTAQDFLGDPLHSGGELVLARTRGGSLILDGLGDLDSAAQARFARLVDSVPDGGPRIIAIADDTLMTALASGAFRQDLYYRLSGVTLHVPPLRERIDDIALLADHVLTRAARDGGPLRKLSAQAAETARQFPWPGNVRQLENVLRRLVITGQDSEIGRAELEQALDPHATIPQRGRVAETGTLAESVAQHVRRYFELHGADLPQPGVYQRVMREVEAPLIDIALEYTGGNQARCADLLGINRNTLRKKTNELDIRVTRRRKLM, from the coding sequence ATGGATGGAACCGTATTGATTGCAGACGACGATCGCACAATTCGCACAGTCTTGACGCAAGCGTTCACGCGGGCGGGATGCCGTGTCCATGCCACGGCAAGCTTGACCATGTTGATGCGATGGGTCGAGGAAGGCAAAGGCGATCTGGTGATCACGGATGTCATGATGCCGGACGGGAATGGCATTAAAAATCTTATAAAAATCAAAAAGTTGCGCGGTGATCTTCCGGTGATTGTCATGTCGGCGCAAAACACGATAATGACAGCAATCCAAGCAACCGAGGCCGACGCTTGGGATTATTTGCCCAAGCCCTTTGATCTGCCGGACTTGTTGTCGCGCGCGGCAAAGGCCATGGCGAAACGCCCTCAATCGCCACGGCCTGCCACGGCGAAAGGCGCGGCGTCCGATATGGTGGCACCCGTCGAAGACCTGCCGCTTGTCGGGCGTACACCCGCCATGCAGGATCTGTATCGACTTGTCGCGCGGGTCATGAACTCTGCGCTGCCGGTTTTGATCATTGGTGAGTCCGGAACTGGAAAGTCGCTGATTGCCAAGGCGTTGCACGATTTTTCTGAGCGAACATCCCAGCCATTTCTGGTGAGCACGGCGCAGGACTTCTTGGGCGATCCGCTGCACTCGGGCGGTGAGTTGGTCTTGGCGCGCACGCGCGGCGGCTCTCTGATCCTTGATGGGCTCGGCGATCTTGATAGCGCGGCGCAAGCCCGCTTTGCCCGACTCGTGGATTCTGTGCCAGACGGGGGCCCAAGGATCATCGCGATTGCCGACGATACGTTGATGACCGCCTTGGCATCCGGCGCATTTCGCCAGGATTTGTATTACCGCCTTTCCGGGGTTACGCTGCATGTGCCGCCTTTGCGAGAGCGGATCGACGATATCGCATTGCTCGCCGATCACGTCTTGACGCGCGCCGCGCGCGATGGGGGTCCGCTCCGCAAGCTTTCGGCGCAAGCTGCGGAAACCGCGCGTCAATTTCCGTGGCCGGGTAATGTTCGGCAGCTTGAAAACGTCCTTCGACGATTGGTGATCACCGGGCAAGACAGTGAGATCGGCCGCGCAGAACTCGAGCAGGCGTTGGATCCGCATGCGACGATTCCGCAACGGGGCAGGGTTGCCGAAACCGGGACTCTGGCCGAGTCCGTCGCGCAGCATGTTCGGCGATATTTTGAGTTGCACGGCGCCGATTTGCCGCAGCCTGGCGTCTATCAGCGGGTCATGCGCGAGGTCGAAGCGCCGCTGATTGATATTGCGCTGGAATACACCGGAGGCAATCAGGCGCGTTGTGCTGATCTGCTGGGGATCAACCGGAATACGTTGCGCAAGAAAACAAATGAGCTGGATATTCGCGTGACACGGAGGCGCAAGTTGATGTAG
- a CDS encoding two-component system sensor histidine kinase NtrB — protein MSGPPASDAIWAALPIPAFVIVPRDGDEIIVECNPAAELFMSMSAAHLKRSLAFEHLRIDAPMAKAVQRARTNRAAIFINDAEVRTGNRAPVLCNLQLAPMHDTEDGLLLLVAPRDVAGRLGRARAINAASKSAIGMAEMLAHEIKNPLAGISGAAQLLAMGLNPDDRELTDLIVAETRRIVTLLDQVEQFGDQRPPDRRATNIHDVLERARRLASVGFAAHMRFEDDYDPSLPNALADPDQLLQVILNLLKNASQVQPSGGKIAIRTYFERGLQVQGLDDRRVLLPLHIEIIDDGPGVPLEIADNVFEPFVSGRENGTGLGLALVSKIVAAHEGWIDVASRPGHTVFRVSLPIAPVKPAKARDNAATPKERR, from the coding sequence ATGTCTGGACCGCCAGCGTCCGATGCGATTTGGGCCGCACTGCCAATTCCAGCATTCGTGATCGTGCCTCGTGACGGCGATGAGATCATCGTGGAGTGCAATCCCGCCGCGGAATTGTTCATGTCCATGTCCGCCGCGCATTTGAAAAGGTCGCTTGCCTTTGAACACCTCAGGATCGACGCGCCGATGGCCAAGGCCGTGCAGCGTGCCCGGACCAATCGAGCGGCCATTTTCATCAATGACGCCGAGGTTCGGACTGGTAACCGCGCACCGGTCCTGTGCAACCTTCAGCTTGCGCCGATGCATGATACAGAGGACGGTTTGCTGCTGCTTGTTGCGCCGCGTGATGTCGCGGGTCGCCTGGGGCGCGCCCGGGCAATCAATGCCGCATCCAAATCCGCAATCGGCATGGCGGAAATGTTGGCGCATGAAATCAAGAACCCACTGGCCGGGATTTCGGGGGCGGCGCAACTGTTGGCGATGGGACTCAATCCCGACGACCGAGAGCTGACGGATTTGATCGTGGCCGAGACCCGCCGGATCGTGACGCTTCTGGATCAAGTCGAACAATTTGGCGATCAGCGCCCACCGGATCGCCGCGCCACCAATATTCACGACGTGTTGGAGCGAGCACGCCGCTTGGCCTCGGTCGGTTTTGCCGCGCATATGCGCTTCGAGGATGACTATGACCCGTCCTTGCCCAATGCCCTGGCAGATCCCGATCAGCTCTTGCAAGTCATTCTGAATCTTCTGAAAAATGCCTCTCAAGTGCAACCATCGGGCGGCAAAATCGCGATCCGGACCTATTTTGAGCGCGGCCTTCAGGTGCAGGGGCTCGATGATCGCCGTGTTTTGTTGCCGCTCCACATCGAGATCATCGACGACGGCCCCGGCGTGCCCCTTGAAATCGCTGACAACGTGTTTGAACCCTTTGTTTCCGGGCGAGAAAATGGAACCGGGCTTGGTCTTGCGCTGGTCTCGAAAATTGTCGCGGCCCATGAGGGATGGATCGACGTTGCATCCCGACCCGGACACACGGTTTTCAGGGTTTCCTTGCCGATTGCGCCAGTCAAGCCTGCAAAAGCCCGTGACAATGCCGCCACGCCAAAGGAACGACGCTGA